A window of the Pseudobdellovibrionaceae bacterium genome harbors these coding sequences:
- a CDS encoding FixH family protein, protein MKISKVCVRAILAMTVVWGVFIGQVLAHSGHVHAPSSSAPMVHLTFAQAGVHAHVMWELGPVVGAESRLRVEWKSALDHSSVSPSGDFEVVLWMPSMNHGSAPTLVQNLVDENGKALIGVYEVSNIYFVMGGDWEVRLTLIGADGTFETQTFALDVLEDSEAPSGHGNPHSHGGGDSHHHGHH, encoded by the coding sequence ATGAAAATTTCAAAGGTGTGTGTAAGAGCAATTCTGGCAATGACTGTAGTCTGGGGAGTTTTTATAGGTCAGGTTTTGGCTCATAGTGGACACGTGCATGCGCCAAGTTCTTCTGCTCCTATGGTGCATCTGACTTTTGCACAGGCAGGCGTGCACGCCCATGTGATGTGGGAGTTGGGACCTGTCGTAGGTGCGGAGTCTCGTCTAAGAGTAGAATGGAAGAGTGCTTTAGATCATTCGTCAGTGAGTCCAAGTGGTGATTTTGAGGTGGTGCTGTGGATGCCCAGTATGAACCACGGGTCTGCGCCTACGTTGGTGCAAAATCTTGTGGATGAAAACGGAAAGGCTCTTATCGGAGTGTATGAAGTGTCTAACATCTATTTTGTTATGGGTGGGGATTGGGAAGTTCGCCTCACTTTGATCGGTGCAGACGGAACTTTTGAAACTCAAACTTTTGCCTTAGATGTGCTGGAAGACTCTGAAGCCCCTTCGGGACATGGAAACCCTCACAGTCATGGGGGCGGAGACTCTCATCATCATGGTCACCACTGA
- a CDS encoding CBS domain-containing protein codes for MLNAFTQKLNLPVEEFTTPDPITADENASVDALLEIMTQYNVRHIPIMKDGVATGIISQRDLKVIQGLKDEHKNLIKASDIMAKNPVTVSCSETLDEVAFTMSQEKIGSVLVNDDNGLLGIFTVTDALNALIEVIRSAR; via the coding sequence ATGTTAAACGCATTTACACAAAAATTGAACTTACCTGTCGAAGAATTTACAACTCCAGATCCCATCACCGCAGATGAAAATGCCTCTGTAGATGCGCTGTTAGAGATCATGACCCAATACAATGTCAGACATATTCCTATCATGAAAGACGGTGTTGCCACAGGCATCATCAGCCAACGTGATCTTAAAGTGATTCAAGGTCTTAAGGATGAACATAAAAATCTGATCAAAGCCTCAGACATCATGGCCAAAAATCCTGTTACTGTCAGTTGTTCAGAAACTTTAGACGAAGTAGCCTTCACCATGTCACAAGAAAAAATTGGCAGCGTCCTAGTCAACGATGATAACGGACTGCTTGGCATCTTTACAGTCACTGATGCTTTAAATGCTTTGATTGAAGTGATCCGCTCTGCACGCTAA